Sequence from the Meleagris gallopavo isolate NT-WF06-2002-E0010 breed Aviagen turkey brand Nicholas breeding stock chromosome 15, Turkey_5.1, whole genome shotgun sequence genome:
TGAACTTTGTTCTTGTAATGACTGACAGCTGATGCAGTGATAAGAGAATGAAGTCTATAAAAATCTGGCTGTAGCTTGGGAAGTTCTATTCGGGGCTCTTCCAACCTCCTCTGCCCACGGCTGCTCCTACAGTTGAAGTGGCAGCTCATACTGTGAAGATGCACTGTTTGAAAACTGTGGCattccttttattcttctcactgctgctgtgtcagGTAAGCACAGATAACTATTTGAAGTGCTAGTTCAAATGTCAGGCAGCAAAGAGGTGCATGAATGAGAGAAACTGGCAGGAGTCTGCAGTATGGGTAGAGCTCTTTTAGCAGATTCAGCATCCCAAAGAAGTAGAGCAACTGCCTAGTGAAGATGGGTTACTCTGCAAAGTAATTGAGCAAGTAACTGCCATCCCTCCCAAAGTAactaaaatgttgatttttaatAACTATTTCTTTAGGACTCGGATATAAGCAACCATACTTTAAGAGAGCAATgtctgaaaacaagaaagatttaAAGTCCTTCacttaaaaatgtttaagatGATTGACCCGAGCATCAAAACGACCCCCTGCCTACTGCTGCTGCATGTTCCTGACAGTTGGCTGCAACTCTGTTCCAGGTGCActgtgcttccctgcaccaACCACAGCCTCTGCTCAGGCAGAAGCGGATGACGCCCTTCTGGAGAGGAGTCTCACTGAGACCTGTTGGAGCCTCATGTAGGGATAACAGTGAATGCATTACAATGCTATGCAGGTAAATAACCCTAATCAATATCGAAGCTCAGAGATGCTTGATACTGTGTCATGTAGAGGAAGCTCCTCCTTATTCTCAATCAAACAAGATATGGGATTAATTCTgtgcataaaagaaaaagatgccaGGAATAAGGATGGAGCAATAGATTCAGACCTCTTTTGTTAGCAGTACAAACAGACCAGAGTCCAAGTGCCCTTGATGACAAACCTCAGCCACTGCAATGCTACCCCAAAAAAGtcatctacaaaaaaaaagaacacagaactCTAGACTGAATTTAGGTATTGGCTAAGAGGCCTTAAAATTAATCCTTCTTAAAGCCAATACTGTTCATTTTAAAGCATATATTAATTAATGGGGACTACTTAAGCTCTCAGATCAAAGAGAGGTAAAATACTAAAGCCAACATTCCTCAGTTGCCATGCACGCTAGGTATGAGTAAACTGTCCAAATACATATAAAAAGTGATGTTGAAGTTACTTAGCGACTGAAAGCTGATTTTGTGTGGCACCTACTGTACTCCTGccagaaagcaaatggaagaGGAACAGAATACATACATCATCTACACGCAAATGCTACAGGAAAAGGTAGTCAGGCTCCTCTTCTGCATGCATTTGAAATGCTTCCTTTGGTTCTACCGACTGGCATGGATGAACTGTAACAGCAGCTACAGGAAGATAAATAGACAGAAAGGTGTCTCTTCTGCATAATTTGTCCACCACAATCTGACTATTTAGACCTGGGTAACACGTACCATGTCAGCGAGATCCAAAGCAGCACCACTGCGACAGCTGAGTAAGATGAGCACTGCTAGGGCCAGACAGACCTGTTTATGCCCTGCCAGTCTGAGCTGTCAGTGCCTGATGATGTTTTGTCCTCCAGGAAGAACCGCTGCTTCCTTAGAACGGCCTCCGAGTGACCTGCCATGAGGAACACCTGCCACTGTTACTGCTACCATGGCTCAGCTCTACTTGGGACATATTTATTGACCACTCAGAAGCTACGACAGCAAATCAGCAAAAAGTACATTCGACTTTCCTGTCATGAGAACTGGTAAAAGGACTTCAAAGAGATGGAGAGCATTTGCTCACTGAGGCTGTACCTCTGCAGCACGCACTGAGGATGACTCTGGCCAAGCTCAATAAAAGGACTCTGCATctcatgtttgttttgttctttttttgtaatcgttcatatatatatatataaatatattttttattattattattatttttaaaggagtgTATTAAAAATTTATATTCAGCAAACTACCTGGATTTTTCCTTGCATCCTGTGACCAAAGTGTTTGGTGACAGCACATCAGGCATTTCAAGCAGAAGTGCTTATTTCAGAGTGGACTTTAGACATTTATCCTTCAACCTGGCAAGTGCGTAAAGTTGATCACGCTTCCATCTCATTTCAGTCTCAACAGCTGAACTCTTATCCGTACTTCAAATAAAGGCCTGTTAGAAGAGAGAGCAAACAAACTGATAATAATAGTGCTAGCAGATTCAATATACTAAATATATCTGGTGATAACTGGAAGaagtatttacttttaaattatttctaatcAAAATTGCCTACGTCCCAAGCTGACCTCCCTGCCTGAAGAATCCTATTATTTCAACATACCTTTTATCAAAATTTTGACCAGGTAGGCGCTAACTCAAAGAGCTGAGAGAAACAAAGCTACTTTTGATTGACAAATATCAGCAGGGTCTGAGATATACTGAATGCATCTTCCCTTGTTCAAACCTTGATCAAAAAAGAAGACCTCTGcttaaaaacacagcagcagggagcagacaGCCCACTCAACAGACAGGACCACTCTGAAGTTTAATACAGAAAATCTATTTGATATTTATTAAACTTAGTTTCTCCAGTTACAGTTTTGCATTGTACAAAGCATTTTAATGACACAGTAGTTAAAAAGATCTTTACAAATTGAAATGTGATACCCTtttctccaaatattttaattgccataaatttgtttaaaaatacacattaaaCGCATGTTTCAGACACTAAACTTTCTATAATCTCAATACCACAAAATACATAGAATATACTATACAGATGTGGAAAAAATCTAGTTAGTATATAATACTTTGCTCACCATTAACAGCTTTATTACGTGAAATGCACATACTGACTTAGAAATCCTAATTTTGAGCCCCAAAGTACCCTTTGAAATTTCAAATGTATTGcaacaaataaaatcacagttGGTGTGTTTCTTTTAGGTTTTGGTTGAAGACAGATGCCTAAATATTCTGATAGAAACAAAACGCAACACGTGGACTCGTCATGTACAAAGTGTGAAACAGAGACACCCCATTAGTTACGAGCAGTACCTTTCTGTATGGTTCGTAAGGGCTTCGTTTATAAGCGACAGGTGAAAAGTTACCTTCCCTCACCCACAAaccctccccccaaaaaaccctTCTTCatcaaataataatttcaattaagataaaggatttttaataaatatataagcACTTTATCCTCCATATACAAAATttcttaaaacaatttaaaaggGGGACCAGATACAAATGTCAGGAACTGTGCTTGCAAAAGTCATGCCCGGTCCTTAGAGTTGAGTTTCCAGATGTGTAACGTCAGTGCAGCCAAAAAGAAAGGCTGCAGAAGTTCTGTGCACCCAACGGCACCGATTCCCAGGGCAGCATATAAAAACCAAGTCAGGGAACACTGCATTCCAATTTGCCTGTATCAGCTCCAATAGCAGACGCAGAGCGGTACGACAGGGATAGGTACGTTTCCATTGAGTTTCCAGATGAAATTAAAACGTTTACATAAAGATAGCCTATATAAACCCCAGTGCTGTAACACAGCATTTCAAATTGCTCAGTATGGTGTAATTCAATTGAAACTCAGCCGAGATGGGCAGAGAGCAAAGAACTAATGCGGTCGATGGCTGATCTAGCAAAGACCAGAGCTCCTGATGAGAGAAAAATGTCCCTACCACATAGCTGAGCCCTCCCTCCTTGtctccccccaccccaacaCTGCTGCTTTCAAATGGCATCATGGCATCAGAAACCAATTCCTTGAGAAGTAACACATCACGATTCCCTGATTGATTGCTTTTAGGTAACTTTCTCACTTTGGAGATTTGCCTCCTGGAATAGCTCTGTATTTGTCCGAGTTGGCCACCAAAAGCTTTGGCTAGTCTTCACACTTCAAGGTATCCAGCATTAACATACAGGTTTCCATAACACTGTTTTATTAGATGGAGTAATTCAAACTCTGACCAAAATATTTGTCAGAAACCTACAAATTTGGAAGTTGCTTACTCCCCAATGGGTAATTCAAACTCGACTTGCTCAGGCCCTTAACACAAATGCTGCGGTGACAGTAATATCTGTTGGGTAAATGAAACATTAAATACAGCAAAGGTAGTCTCTCTTTCCGATAGTTTTCCATTTTGGAAAACTACACAACTATCTGCCTACGGCTTTATTTTACTTGCCCCGGGCAAGCACAACATCATTTCCATAAAGTAATGACTCTCTGTATGTTGGGGCCATTCATAAATACAtttcagggctttttttcttcttttttttcttttgttatcaCAGCAATCAAGCCTCAGCAATCTAAAGGAATATACATTGCACTCCTGTATAATATGCAAGATTTATCACCAGTAAGATGGTGACTCAGCACTCAATAAATAATATATCAATATAGTCAGTTGCACCATAATCTAAAAACAAGTATAACATATACTTTGGACAGACtgatttcatatatatatacatatatattaaaagacACATACAATACAAATTGCATACTGCCATCAAAAGCCAAGAAGAGCCATCCACACGCTCTACTTTATGGCTAATAgtttcaaatcaaaataaaagtaTCGGGCTGTTTTGCTCTGGTGTCCTGAAGATTTGACTATAAATATAAATGGTTGCACCTTATCATCTAGGAACCTGCAGGCTCCACAGCAAATCCAAATAATAGTGATATCTGAGCAAGCCTAGTCTGATTAAGCCATTTTTAAGATTCATCAACTGGGACTGCGTTCAGGAAGGGGATTAAAATCACAGCACTGATATGTATTTGAGATACAATCGTTTAGGGAATCGTTGAGGAAGCTGGGAGCGAGGGATCCCCCCCTCAGCATCCCTGCAGCCTGCCTTGGCGCTGACGCCGTCTGCATTTCCACCGCTGCTGTGCAGAGGTTA
This genomic interval carries:
- the LEAP2 gene encoding liver-expressed antimicrobial peptide 2, coding for MHCLKTVAFLLFFSLLLCQVHCASLHQPQPLLRQKRMTPFWRGVSLRPVGASCRDNSECITMLCRKNRCFLRTASE